GTCGCCATCAAGTTGCCGACCGTTTTAATACTCTCACTCATTTCAATGGTAACTGAGAAAGTTTCCTCCAATGACATGACCAACTCGACAAGATCGAGAGAGTCAAGTTCTAGTGATTCGAATGTCGTAGTTTCTGTGACGGTCAAGCTATCATCGTCTTTGTACTCGCGCAGAATTGTGGTAATTTTGTCTAACATGGTGGTGTCCTCCAATTAATTGTGTTTATATTATAAAAGAGTATGTTTCGAACAGGTCTACACCCACTCTAAAACAGCGCTTCCGGCGGTCATTCCCGCACCGAAAGCTGCTAAGAACAGCTTATCTCCGGCGTTTAGTTTTTCCTCTTCGAGCATTTCGCATAACAGCAGCGGCACCGATACCGATGATATGTTGCCGTACTTATCAATATTGAGCGGAAATTTTTCCTTGGGTTGCTTGACTTTTAGCCG
This Oscillospiraceae bacterium DNA region includes the following protein-coding sequences:
- a CDS encoding phosphopantetheine-binding protein — translated: MLDKITTILREYKDDDSLTVTETTTFESLELDSLDLVELVMSLEETFSVTIEMSESIKTVGNLMATIQAVQTQ